The genomic interval ctgcGGCAATGCCCACGCTCCGGCCCATCGCCCCGGGGCTCCTCTGCAGCCGGGTGGGGGGGACCTCACAGCGGCCGCCCCCGCTCGCCAGCACCAACCCACCTTCAGCTTGACGTGGCAGGAGTTGCTCTGCAGCCGGTTGAGGAGATACTCCAGCAGGCACTGGCTGCTGCCGGGCGACTCGTGGGAGATCTCTGGGGCGGGGGTTAGGGATCCTGCTCCCCCCAGACCGGgaccgcagcccccagccccgtgtcCAGCACCtctccccctccagccccagccacccCCGGGGCCCACGGCCTCCCCCTGACACCCACCCCGGGcccacccccgcccccgaaGGATACTGGCGATCTCCTCGAACAGGTACCCGGGGCAGGGGACGTCGTCGTCGGCCGTGCCCCTCAGCAGCaccggcagctgcagggagaggaggaggagcggcCTGAGaggagccgggcccggccccggtGCAGGCCCACCGGCGCTGTGTGAGGCCGGTACAGAAACCCCCTCCCTACCCCGGTGAGACCATACCGCTGCGCTGACATCACAGCCCTCGAAATAAGTGACATCACAGCTGTGACATcagaggggaagggcagggcaggggtgcCATGGCAAGGCCGTGGGGCCCCAGGCTCTGACAGCACGGGAGGTGGGAAGATGCAGCGATGAAGTCACGGTTGGAGAAGTGACGTCACGCCCCACGCCCCCCTCCGCgctccccggcccggcccggcccgtaCCCGGCTCAGGAAACTCAACCGGTCTCTCAGCGGCGCCGCCATGACACTCCCGGTGCAGGCCCTGCCCGGCCCGCAAGCAGCCTCGCGGCTCCGCCCTCCGGAAGGCGCCGCAGACCAATGAGAGTACTAAACGTTGCCGCTCGGCCAGTCATCGGCGAGGGAGGGCGGAGCTCCGGGCGGAAGTGGCTCAAAAGATTGACGCCGGCGGCAAAAGGGCGGGAGACGGGAAGTAAACAACCGGCATCTCCGCCAATCAGAGCTGCGAGCGACGAGCGACCAATCAGTAGGGGCTCGGGAGGTGGACACCGCGCGTAACCAATCCACGCTTTCAGCAGGCCAACCCGGCCAACGCGAGAAGGCCGAGGGAACGACCTTCCGCCAACACCCAATCAGAGAGCGAGTTCGTTTTGATAGACGCATCATTTCACCTATCAACGAGCCTGAAAGGCGGGGCGTTCGCCGACACCCAATGCGAGGGCGCTTCGCTTTGATGAGCGGGGCGGGCGACCAATCGCGGTTGCTCCACCATGGCGGCGCCCAGGCCgtgaggcggcggcggcagcggcgatGTCGGGCCGGGGCGTCTGGCTGCGGGCGCGGACGCGGCTGCGGCgtttccccgcgctgctggcGGGCTGCGGGGAGCAGGTGGGGCCGCGGGCGGGGATcggcggggcagggggcggggaAGGCCCGGCGAGCCCGGCGCCCCGCTCCGGTTCGCTGTCGTTCCCCGCAGGCGGCTGCCTACGGCCGGTGCGTggctgcggcggcggccgggACGACGGAGCTGCGGCGGGACGCCTGCCTGGAGGAGTTCCGGGCGCTGCAGGACTGCTTCGCCCGGGCGGTAgggccgggggccggcgggggggcggggagcggccCCGGGCACGGCTGCGGCTGCGGCGGCTCCGCCCGGGCTGAACCGCGACTCGTTGCAGGCGAAAGCGACGCCGAAGTGACCGGACCGACCCCGCGCACCGGCCTGGAGACGCTTcgggaaaaaataataaaaaaaaccaccaaaccaaaaaacccgtCTCAAAGCCGGCCCGGTTTGTCCTTCAAGTTACAGAGTCAGGAGCGGGGCCCGGGCCCGCGGGGGTGACCCCGGCCCCTGGGGACCAGCCGGGCGCAGGAAGGCAGCACACCGCCCGCCTCCGCAGGCCCCGGCCCCAgcgctgctgcagctgcttgaGCTCCGGAATGTCAAATTAGGGGGTTTTTCTCCCCAACCCAGGCCCCGCACGCAGCGGGTGGCAGCTTCCCCTCCGCCTCCCCGCAGCGGAGAGGAGCAAATCTCAAAGAAAGCGCAAACCCCTCTTTTCCTTCAGTACGTAACTCCTGGCGGGAACGGAGCGAGGcagatgctgctgcctgcccggggagccACGGCCCTGGGGCCAGGTAAGGCTTAcccatctctttctttttttttaattaaataaaaaaaaaaagaattcagatCAAAATGCTTCAGCTTATTTTATTGATTGGCTCAGCCTCCCCTCCGGTCTCTCCACCCCGCTACAAGTGGTCCCTGGCAGGCAAGAGCCGACGCAGCTCCTGCCGTCAGGAGCATCTTTGGTCCTTTGTGCTCACGCAGACAACTCAACGCCAACCACAGGACAGAGCCCTGCCCTCGCCCTGCCCTCGCCCTGCCCGGCAcagccccaggcaggcagcaaaggGCAGGACGGGGCAGATCCGGCTCCTGCTTTGGCTCCCTCTCACTTCAGAAAGGCTGGTTGGTGCCACGGGGGGACAAAGCCTGGACCCGTCTCCCCACTGCGGACCTACAGCCACACTCTGGAGCCCGCTCCCATCCCTGCCCCCACGGACACGGACGCGGGACGGCTGCGGAGCGGCTCGAGGGCTCCCAGCCGTGCATTGCTTGTGCTTTAAGACAGCGTAATGGAGAAGCTCACTTGTACGATGGGTCCTGAGGGTTAAGGCCGTGGCAGTCCGGGGAAGCAGCGCGGGTGTCTCCTGAAGACGTGCACCCAAGTCCGCGGCTGTTGCCCTGCGGCTCTGTGTCATTTTAACGAGAGATTAAGATGACATCCCTTGAGCAACAGGCACGCGTCCCAGGCAGCGGCAGCCTCGAGTTCCCCCGAGTGACCAGAGCCGGTGTGTCAATCCTGTGTGTCTGATAACGACCCATCCCTGGCTCTGCAAGGACACGAACTCGACGAGGCTGGTTTTACCAAAGACACTTGGAGAGACAGATATAAAAACCACCACAGTGATGAGGTCTGTAGACTCCAGGCTGGGAAATTTCAGCCGTTCTAGTGAGAGCTTTGGGATTTCATTTCTTACATTCGCAAGTCAGGatgtaaaaacaacaacaaaaaaaaaatcaacaaaaggATGAATCACTGTCTGGGAGCCTGAAAGGAACCAGGGCTCTCAGAGCAGCTCTTCCCTTCCTTGctcataaaatacatttccaggGGCAGAGCACTGACATCTACGGATGTAAAACACAGCGTGGGGGGGCTGGGAAGAACGCACAAAACCACGCTCCACCGAGTAACAGAGAGAAGAGGTAGGTAATGCCTGAGCCAAGCCCCCGAGTCCGCCCTTGTAAGCCATGTCTTTTGTTCCCAAATTAGTCACCTCTTGCAGAAAAATCAAGctggtttgggggggagggggcagtcTGCAGCCCCGGGTTGAGCTTCGTAATGCACTTTGGGCAGAAGTCAAGCCTGAAAGCACAGATGAGAGCGGAGCATCCGGGGAGGGTGGCGAGAGCAAAGCTCCGTGTTATTGCTAGTGTGTGGCCAGCCAATTAAATCCCTGGGAGTAGAGGCAGCACAACCGCAGCAGTTGTGCCCGTTTAAGGCAGCGTTTCTACTGAACTAGGTTCCTAAACCACAACTATCTCCTAAACGTGCAAGACTAACAGCTCCCATTTCAAGAGAAACACCAAAACAATTGGCTAAGCTGGTCCTGAACTCATGACTTGATGCTTCTCCAGAACAAAGCCTTTCCCGAGATGTGCAATCCCTGTGGTTCCAGACCTCCGCCCCAAAGCCCCGCACAGCCCGGGGCAAAGGAGCCCGGGGCAGGCACCAGGGAAGCTTTTCCAAGCAGGCAGGGGAACCTCGTGGACGACCACCTCAGTTCTGAAAGGGGAGTCAAGAGCCAGATGGAGAAGGCAAT from Grus americana isolate bGruAme1 chromosome 18, bGruAme1.mat, whole genome shotgun sequence carries:
- the NDUFAF8 gene encoding NADH dehydrogenase [ubiquinone] 1 alpha subcomplex assembly factor 8 — protein: MSGRGVWLRARTRLRRFPALLAGCGEQAAAYGRCVAAAAAGTTELRRDACLEEFRALQDCFARAAKATPK